GAGAGCTAAGAGGAAATGCCGCCaaatttttcttaaacaaacaatcatgtaatacacattcTATGAgacaaagtgttcaaaaagtggGTTTAGTAGCCTACCTTTGTCTTGTAAACCCTAAATTAAATTATCTTTCAGTTGCATAATTCCTATCGATAAAAGCTGGATTGATTCTCCACGTCAATCAGCTCACTACGAGCAAGGAGTCAAGTCTTTTATCGCGATGTGTGAAAGAGTGATCCCTGACCATAATGAAGTTAGATGTCTGTGTTCCAAATGTAAATGTTCTGGCTTAATAACCATGACAAAAATGAAACTCCATTTGGGTCGTATGAGTTTTTGGAAATATTATATAAAGTGGGACTATCACGGCGAAAAATCTAGGTCTCCAGTTGTAGAAGTAGATATTGTTGTGCCACAGGAGGGTATGGAAAACGTTATTGAAGACATTAAAGGGGAGCGTATGGAAGAAGATACATACCATAACCAACATATGTCGGGTGGAAATTCTAGCGGTGTTGATGACGATTTTGAAGCCCTGCTAGAGGAAGTTGAAACAGAATTATATTCTGGTTGTACTGAGTTTTCTTCCCTTGATTTTTTAGCAAAGCTTATGAATCTAAAGGAGATGCACCATTGGACTAATATTTCATTTGATCATCTACTCGTGTTGTTGCAAGTTTCAATGCCAAAAGGCAGCATGATTCCCCCTACGCATTATGTAGCTAAGAAGACATTTAAGAAGATTGGTTTGGCGTATGAGATGATGGACGCGTGCGTAAATGATTGTGCTCTCTTCTGGAAAGAACACAATTGTTGCAAAATTGTCCCGTTTGTAATGAGAGTCCATGGGTCGATAAAGAAACAAAAGGCACGAAGGTAGCTCGTAAGGTGTTACGATACTTTCTTTTGACGCCTAGACTTCGGTGTTTGTATTGTTTAAGGCACACGACAAAAGATATGATATGGCATAGTACCGAACGTTCAGAAGATGGGACTATGCGGCATCTAGTTGATGGATCTTCATGGCAAGACTTAGATAGAAAGTACCCAAACTTCGCGATGGAGCCACAAAATGTTCGTCTGGGGCTTGCAGCTGACGGTGTTAATATGTTTAACGGTAACGGATCCTCGACTCATAGCACGTGGCCGGTTATACTCACCACATACAATCTGCCTCCATGGGTATGCATGCGGGAGTCCACCTTCATGTTGACCTTGTTGCTTCCCGACCCTAAATCACATGGGAAAGACATGGATGTTTACGTTAGACCGTTAGTGGATGAGCTTAAACAATTGTGGCACCCAGGTGTATGTACTAAAGATGCAACAACAAACGAATTCTTCACAATGAAGGCGGCATTGTTATGGACCATAAACGACTTTCCAGCCCATAGTAGTCTAAAAGGTTGGAGCGGACAGGGCTACATGGCATGCCCGACTTGCAACGAAGACACTCCTTCAATGCGTGTAACTGGTAAATGTGTGTATGTTGGTCATCGCCGGTTCTTAGATGCCAACCATTCATGGAGAACAAGTGTCGACTTTAACGGGAGACCCGAGACACGAGACCCTTCGAGACAGTTTAGTTCTGCTGACATAGAAGCTCAACACGGTCGTCTACTTCATCGTCTACCAGGCAAGCATCCAGCTTTTGGAGGTGGGAGGATAAATCGGGCAGATTTCGAGCTGAACTGGTCCAAACAAAGCATATCTTTCGAACTTGAGTATTGGTCTTCTTTGCAGCAGAAGCACAACTTATATGTAAAGCATATGGAGAAAAATGTGTGCGAGAGCTTGCTTGGTACTCTCTTAATGAATGACAAGACCAAAGACATGTGAAACACACGGAACGACTTGGAAAAACTAAATATCCGTCCGACATAATGGTTGAAACAATTGGGTAGCAAGTTCTTAAGTCCCCACCCAAAGTACTCGTTCGAGTCCGATGATCGGAAACTTTTAtgtgaatttataaaaaaaatgttaaaatacCAAATGGGTTTGGATCTAATATTAGCAACAGGGTGGCAGATAACAATTTTAACATTACCGGGTTGAAATCTCATAACTGTCATATTCTCATGCAACATTTTATACCGATTGGGGTTAGAGGGCTTTTGACCAAAGATACATCTACACTAATGGTAGACCTTTGTATGTTTTTAAGCAACTTTGCTCCAAAACACTATTGGTTGAGGATATAAGAAAAGCGAAGGATGATATTCTTACCATCCTATGCAAGTTAGAATATCATCCTTCACTTTTCTCATATCCTCAACCAATAGTGTTTTGGAGCAAAGT
Above is a window of Helianthus annuus cultivar XRQ/B chromosome 14, HanXRQr2.0-SUNRISE, whole genome shotgun sequence DNA encoding:
- the LOC110907629 gene encoding uncharacterized protein LOC110907629 — protein: MTKMKLHLGRMSFWKYYIKWDYHGEKSRSPVVEVDIVVPQEGMENVIEDIKGERMEEDTYHNQHMSGGNSSGVDDDFEALLEEVETELYSGCTEFSSLDFLAKLMNLKEMHHWTNISFDHLLVLLQVSMPKGSMIPPTHYVAKKTFKKIGLAYEMMDACVNDCALFWKEHNCCKIVPFVMRVHGSIKKQKARRHTTKDMIWHSTERSEDGTMRHLVDGSSWQDLDRKYPNFAMEPQNVRLGLAADGVNMFNGNGSSTHSTWPVILTTYNLPPWVCMRESTFMLTLLLPDPKSHGKDMDVYVRPLVDELKQLWHPGVCTKDATTNEFFTMKAALLWTINDFPAHSSLKGWSGQGYMACPTCNEDTPSMRVTGKCVYVGHRRFLDANHSWRTSVDFNGRPETRDPSRQFSSADIEAQHGRLLHRLPGKHPAFGGGRINRADFELNWSKQSISFELEYWSSLQQKHNLYVKHMEKNVCESLLGTLLMNDKTKDM